One segment of Carya illinoinensis cultivar Pawnee chromosome 1, C.illinoinensisPawnee_v1, whole genome shotgun sequence DNA contains the following:
- the LOC122304727 gene encoding suppressor of RPS4-RLD 1 translates to MALAVSERVELAKLCSSRDWSKAIRILDSILSQSCAIQDICNRAFCYSQLELHKHVIKDCDKALQLDPTLLQAHILKGRAFSALGRREDALLVWEKGYEQAMRQSADLKQLLELEELLRIAKEDISCTHENNVMESRSSMSLSGSGPHTNGQSIETNKNSDILSDESKFFSTSKDKSEIHIESRDNIDSCNGLCDKAQENTNSESEMNGSHDIVDKLSYESDSCSDLSDTSEPCSKLSMVCNSSSNTTDTRRKLSFKSDIPNEITEDAKRNKKFCVARISKSKSISVDFRLSRGIAQVNEGKYAQAISIFDQILKEDPTYPEALIGRGTAHAFQRELEAAIADFTKAIQSNPSAGEAWKRRGQARAALGESVEAIDDLTNALEFEPNSADILHERGIVSFKFKNFYAAVEDLSTCVNLDKDNASAHTYLGLALSSIGEYTKAEEAHMKSIQLDQNFLEAWAHLTQLYQDLANPKKALECLQQVLEIDGRFARAYHLRGILLHGMGEHRKAIKDLSTGLSIENDNIESLYLRASCHHAVGEYREAVKDYDAALDLELDSMEKFVLQCLAFYQKEIALYTASKINSEFCWFDIDGDIDPLFKEYWCKRLHPKNVCEKVFRQPPLRESLKKGKLRKQDFSVTKQKTALLQVADSIGSKIQYDCPGFLPNRRQHRMAGLAAIEIAQKVSKAWRSLQTEWKHSNKSTSKHGKKARRRERINFPSHNRGGAGCSTSSSSETSTSYGIAEDRSWGRSVMSWVDVYSLAVKWRQVSEPCDPVVWINKLSEEFNSGFGSHTPLILGQAKVVRYFPNYERTLDVAKTVIMDKSYVYNKADEVIDLSKDGKLEDIIHARSCSDLYRIVGEDFWLATWCNSTAFEGKRLEGTRITLVKIGEQGFDFAIRTPCTPSRWDEFDAEMKAAWEAICNAYCGENYGSTDFNVLGNVRDAILRMTYYWYNFMPLSRGSAVLGFVVMLGLLLAANMEFTGKIPQGLQVDWEAILNSDPNSFVDSVKSWLYPSLKVTTSWKDPDVTSTFATTGSVVAALSSYDD, encoded by the exons GTCGTGCATTTTCTGCCTTGGGAAGGAGAGAGGATGCTCTTTTGGTTTGGGAGAAAGGCTATGAACAAGCTATGCGTCAGTCTGCAGATCTGAAGCAATTGTTAGAACTGGAAGAGCTTCTGAGGATTGCAAAAGAAGACATAAGTTGTACACATGAAAACAATGTGATGGAGTCTAGGTCATCTATGTCTCTATCGGGATCAGGACCTCATACTAATGGTCAATCAATTGAGACTAATAAGAATTCAGATATTTTGAGTGATGAATCTAAATTTTTCAGTACTTCAAAGGATAAATCCGAAATCCACATTGAGTCGAGGGATAACATTGATTCATGCAATGGCCTTTGTGATAAAGCACAGGAGAATACTAATTCTGAGAGCGAAATGAATGGTAGTCATGATATTGTTGATAAACTGAGCTATGAATCTGATTCATGTAGTGACTTAAGTGATACGTCTGAGCCATGCAGTAAATTATCTATGGTTTGCAACAGCTCAAGCAATACAACTGATACTCGCCGCAAGTTGAGTTTTAAATCGGACATTCCTAATGAAATAACTGAGGATGccaagagaaataaaaagttctGTGTTGCTAGGATTTCAAAGTCCAAATCAATAAGTGTAGATTTTCGACTGTCGAGGGGTATAGCAcag gttaATGAAGGGAAATATGCTCAAGCTATTTCAATCTTTGATCAG ATACTAAAAGAGGATCCTACTTATCCTGAGGCACTAATAGGAAGAGGAACAGCGCATGCATTCCAACGAGAACTGGAAGCTGCTATTGCTGATTTTACAAAG GCTATACAATCAAATCCATCTGCTGGTGAGGCCTGGAAACGGAGAGGGCAAGCACGAGCTGCATTAGGTGAATCTGTTGAG GCTATTGACGACTTGACAAATGCATTAGAGTTTGAACCAAACTCAGCAGATATATTACATGAAAGGG GAATCGTTAGTTTTAAGTTTAAGAATTTCTATGCTGCTGTGGAAGACCTATCTACATGTGTGAATCTTGACAAGGATAATGCGTCTGCACACACATATTTG GGTTTGGCATTATCTTCAATTGGTGAATATACAAAGGCCGAGGAGGCACATATGAAATCAATTCAACTGGATCAGAACTTCCTTGAGGCATGGGCTCATCTCACACAG CTCTATCAAGATCTAGCAAACCCAAAAAAGGCTTTGGAATGCCTTCAGCAAGTTCTAGAAATTGATGGAAG GTTTGCTAGAGCCTATCATTTGCGGGGGATCTTGCTCCATGGTATGGGAGAGCACAG GAAGGCAATCAAAGATTTGTCAACTGGTTTGAGCATTGAGAACGATAACATAGAGAGTCTGTATTTACGAGCATCCTGTCATCATGCAGTTGGAGAATATAGAGAGGCG GTCAAAGACTATGATGCTGCTCTGGATTTGGAATTAGACTCGATGGAGAAATTTGTGCTTCAATGCCTGGCCTTTTATCAg AAAGAGATTGCTTTGTACACAGCCTCTAAAATCAACAGTGAGTTTTGCTGGTTTGACATTGATGGAGATATTGACCCACTTTTTAAG GAGTACTGGTGCAAAAGATTACACCCCAAGAATGTATGTGAAAAGGTTTTCAGGCAACCTCCCCTACGTGAGTCATTGAAGAAGGGTAAGCTTAGAAAGCAAGATTTTTCTGTTACAAAACAGAAGACTGCCCTTCTACAGGTTGCTGATTCTATTGGCAGCAAAATCCAATATGATTGTCCCGGTTTCTTACCAAATAGGCGTCAG CATCGCATGGCAGGATTGGCTGCTATTGAAATTGCACAGAAGGTTTCCAAAGCTTGGCGTTCATTGCAAACGGAATGGAAACATTCCAATAAAAGTACATCAAAGCATGGTAAGAAAGCCCGGAGAAGGGAAAGAATTAACTTCCCTAGCCACAATAGAGGTGGTGCTGGTTGTAGTACGAGCAGTTCCTCAGAGACATCAACTTCATACGGGATTGCAGAAGATAGATCATGGGGCCGCTCTGTTATGTCATGGGTAGATGTCTATTCATTGGCTGTCAAATGGAGACAGGTTTCTGAACCTTGTGATCCAGTTGTGTGGATTAACAAATTAAG TGAAGAGTTCAATTCTGGATTTGGCTCTCACACACCATTGATTCTCGGACAGGCAAAAGTTGTTCGCTACTTCCCAAATTATGAAAG AACATTAGATGTTGCAAAGACCGTCATAATGGATAAATCGTATGTGTACAACAAGGCGGATGAGGTTATTGATCTATCCAAAGATGGGAAACTGGAAGAT ATTATCCATGCGAGATCCTGCTCCGATCTTTACAGAATTGTGGGTGAGGACTTCTGGTTGGCAACTTGGTGTAACAGTACTGCCTTTGAGGG GAAGCGGCTTGAAGGGACAAGGATTACCCTAGTAAAAAT AGGAGAACAAGGATTTGACTTTGCAATCAGAACACCCTGTACACCTTCTAGATGGGACGAATTTGATGCAGAAATGAAAGCAGCATGGGAA GCTATATGCAATGCTTATTGTGGCGAGAATTATGGTTCCACTGATTTCAACGTGCTTGGAAATGTGAGAGATGCAATCTTAAGGATGACATATTACTG GTACAACTTTATGCCACTATCAAGGGGTTCTGCTGTTCTTGGGTTTGTGGTGATGCTTGGACTACTTCTTGCTGCTAACATGGAGTTTACTGGAAAGATACCTCAAGGTTTACAAGTGGATTGGGAAGCCATTCTAAACTCTGATCCAAACTCTTTTGTGGACTCTGTGAAAAGTTGGTTGTATCCGTCTCTCAAAGTAACAACATCCTGGAAAGACCCAGATGTGACATCAACTTTTGCGACAACGGGATCAGTTGTTGCTGCATTAAGCTCCTATGATGATTGA
- the LOC122304739 gene encoding uncharacterized protein LOC122304739, producing the protein MESLCPHKTTAKNTNHFAQPTCTDLLCFFCTLINEPDPSLRRVKISKFFEEMPLREDPEHILALSGLWNIAMTQIDDPEFPSLGIFECMAKLIRKGINHRDWLLKDQNIYIPYYAAHIIGSYTMKNDRFAESAINSGVILPLMELLRGKITWVEKRVAVRAIGHLASHARTFEAIAAHEVEIVELTMRIASTCLDEVYDKFVGVTDSKRLKYHSDLLTRGLGGLELENRKAEEWASQLQCWSLFLLNCFACKERCLSLICKKEFLKDLRGMWGGLAIRASPGGIGLIRTLCQTKTGRRSVADLKEVTESLCSVSRSSDDCQYTAIDCLLLILKDPDTRYNVIDIAAPILVDLVELGDTGGRPKLGDTITQALLQDYHKIKYGNLKLKSKRAEKALGEIWDLKVERKKEEKLMSKEEIRERKLLVGKLKRDGNVGFWSGDIAKAKMHYSEALNLCPIKMRKERVVLYSNRAQCFLLLRKPDAAISDATRALCLSSAVTPHCKSLWRRSQAYDMKGLAKESLMDCLAFVSDYLNLKPGKSSSKRAKIPYYAARVINKQMNATWTFVPSKLKKASERSRKSRRV; encoded by the coding sequence ATGGAGTCCCTTTGCCCACATAAGACAACAGCCAAGAATACCAACCATTTCGCCCAGCCAACATGCACCGACCTTCTTTGTTTCTTCTGTACCTTGATCAATGAGCCAGACCCATCACTTAGAAGAGTGAAAATCTCCAAATTCTTTGAAGAAATGCCTCTCAGAGAAGACCCAGAACATATTCTAGCTCTAAGTGGACTCTGGAACATCGCCATGACACAAATCGATGACCCAGAATTCCCGTCTCTTGGCATCTTTGAGTGCATGGCAAAACTAATCCGCAAAGGCATCAACCACCGAGACTGGCTTCTCAAGGACCAGAACATCTACATCCCCTACTATGCAGCGCATATCATCGGCTCCTATACCATGAAAAACGATCGGTTTGCGGAAAGTGCAATTAACTCAGGCGTGATATTGCCATTAATGGAACTTTTACGAGGTAAGATTACTTGGGTCGAGAAAAGAGTGGCGGTTCGAGCAATTGGCCACCTGGCCAGCCATGCGAGAACTTTTGAAGCCATTGCTGCACATGAAGTGGAGATCGTGGAATTAACCATGAGGATAGCCTCCACATGCCTCGACGAGGTCTACGATAAGTTCGTTGGCGTGACAGACTCAAAGAGGTTGAAGTACCACAGTGACCTGCTGACTAGAGGGCTTGGAGGGTTGGAGCTTGAAAACAGAAAGGCAGAAGAATGGGCTAGCCAACTTCAATGCTGGTCTCTTTTTCTCCTAAACTGCTTTGCATGCAAAGAAAGATGTCTCAGTTTAATCTGCAAGAAAGAATTCTTGAAGGATTTGCGTGGAATGTGGGGAGGTTTGGCAATTCGGGCCTCGCCTGGAGGAATAGGACTCATTAGAACTCTTTGTCAGAcaaaaactggaagaagaagtGTAGCAGATTTGAAAGAAGTCACAGAGAGTCTTTGCAGCGTTTCAAGATCCTCGGATGACTGTCAGTACACGGCCATTGATTGTCTCTTGCTAATTCTTAAAGACCCAGATACAAGATATAACGTCATAGATATTGCAGCTCCAATTCTTGTCGATCTTGTCGAACTTGGAGATACTGGAGGAAGACCAAAGCTAGGAGACACAATCACTCAGGCACTCTTACAAGactatcataagatcaagtaTGGTAATTTAAAGTTGAAGAGCAAAAGAGCTGAGAAAGCATTAGGAGAAATATGGGACTTGAAGgttgaaaggaaaaaggaagagaagctGATGTCCAAAGAAGAAATTAGGGAGAGAAAGCTCTTGGTAGGAAAGCTTAAAAGGGATGGAAATGTAGGGTTTTGGTCAGGGGACATTGCAAAGGCTAAGATGCATTACTCAGAGGCTTTGAATTTGTGTCCAATAAAgatgagaaaagagagagttgttCTCTATAGCAATAGAGCTCAATGCTTCTTACTACTGAGGAAACCAGACGCAGCCATAAGTGACGCAACTCGAGCTCTCTGTCTATCCAGTGCGGTGACTCCTCACTGTAAGAGCCTGTGGAGGAGATCGCAGGCTTACGACATGAAAGGATTGGCTAAAGAGAGCTTGATGGACTGCTTAGCGTTTGTCAGTGACTACTTGAACTTGAAGCCTGGGAAGTCCTCCTCCAAGCGTGCAAAGATCCCCTACTATGCGGCACGTGTGATCAACAAGCAGATGAATGCCACTTGGACTTTTGTACCTTCAAAGTTAAAAAAAGCGTCAGAAAGAAGTAGGAAAAGTAGAAGAGTTTGA
- the LOC122304745 gene encoding lysine-rich arabinogalactan protein 18-like, which translates to MDRKCFLAFALAFICVISSNVGAQSPAAAPSKAPPTATTPTSPAAAPSKPQSPAKAPSKPKSPAPVSSPTSASIPPAVAPSKKPAAPAPSKKPEAPAPSKKPAAPAPAAMTPTSSPPAVTPVSSPPAPVPVSAQPSPAPAKSPPSPAPETVPSSATPAPVSAPTAEVPAPAPSKKKTKTKTKKHNAPAPAPALLGPPAPPAEAPGPNQDAFSPGPSLAADESGAVTIRSVQKVIAGWALGLAFFGLTL; encoded by the exons ATGGATCGGAAATGCTTTCTCGCATTTGCATTGGCATTCATCTGCGTCATTTCCAGCAACGTCGGAGCCCAATCTCCGGCTGCTGCGCCCTCGAAAGCTCCGCCAACTGCTACTACACCGACTTCACCTGCCGCAGCTCCGTCTAAACCACAATCTCCAGCCAAAGCACCTTCCAAACCTAAGTCTCCGGCTCCGGTTTCGTCTCCAACATCGGCTTCAATACCACCAGCTGTTGCTCCATCGAAGAAGCCCGCGGCGCCTGCACCATCGAAGAAGCCGGAGGCGCCTGCTCCATCAAAAAAACCGGCAGCGCCTGCCCCAGCGGCTATGACCCCAACGTCGTCGCCTCCAGCTGTCACTCCAGTAAGCTCCCCACCAGCTCCTGTTCCAGTCAGCGCTCAACCGTCTCCTGCTCCGGCGAAATCACCTCCATCACCTGCACCAGAAACTGTTCCCTCCAGCGCTACTCCGGCTCCTGTTTCTGCACCAACTGCTGAGGTTCCGGCTCCTGCTCCCAGCAAGAAGAAGACCAAAACGAAAACTAAGAAGCACAACGCGCCGGCCCCAGCGCCAGCATTGCTAGGTCCTCCTGCACCGCCGGCAGAAGCCCCCGGACCGAACCAGGACGCTTTCTCACCCGGTCCCTCCTTGGCGGCCGATGAG AGCGGAGCAGTTACGATCAGGTCCGTGCAGAAGGTAATTGCTGGCTGGGCATTGGGATTGGCTTTCTTCGGATTGAccctttag
- the LOC122304760 gene encoding uncharacterized protein LOC122304760: MSIFSFEARYLDSCKKHEVPPNSAVLSWFSKAKIQNSIHAKCSIVISLDQLKDADISSLIDVFMATDSSEIDAVDILHESHCVLSKENVTTLMNAVDQKLRIVDFLDISLGKDVLWDICQYGLACEVLNLRSLHIEKLDMVGVFMRLHTLNLDFCTSLSGLQKDCFSCMPYLIRLSMCETRVANLWTTAAALSKLRSLVELRFQNCLCCKDTGPCPALSGDKARIHIPERTPLNMGHYSEVPSTDTGDAACHVLCTKETGRNLLCLDDSKINCEIQSMTNNFSEKSEVKLSSYLKEMCLLEVSATLPDLNGQAKVESEIQDNGEFARSFQKQHLTNGTMTTTYDSYHPSPICFEKNYRDYIISSLPRLEVLDNVPIRQVDRELAKSVSSKYYEHLPYRRRHKESVVHVLGNREMRTSGIYFQKPFKPKLLYPYRNGQHFFLRSLSAAKLGSSAWPLLHSVSNFSHILKEESKRLRPRQFEYNPSNSSLMAFGTLDGEVVVINHESGKLVSYIPSTGAMNSVLGLCWLKKHPSKLVAGSDNGSLRLFDINHMPPKVTDTCCRSATVNFDDFEQLTSLHVNSTDDQFLASGYTKNVALYDICSGKRLQLFTDMHREPINVAKFAHHSPFLFATSSFDRDVKMWDLRQNPVRPCYTASSSRGNVMLCFSPDDLYLLVSAVDNEVKQILAADGRLCINFEIASSGSAHNYTRSYYINGRDYVISGSCDEHVVRICCAQTGRRLRDVHLEDNDSGKSMFVQSLRGDPFREFHMSVLAASRRTSSKWEIIKVNLLASSHCAEESSSKQRCGPCYGFGG; the protein is encoded by the exons ATGAGTATCTTCAGCTTCGAAgctcg GTATCTTGATTCTTGCAAGAAGCATGAGGTGCCACCCAACTCTGCAGTGTTGTCCTGGTTTTCTAAG GCCAAGATCCAAAACTCCATCCACGCAAAATGTAGCATAGTGATTTCATTAGATCAGCTAAAAGATGCTGATATATCCTCACTGATTGATGTATTTATGGCAACCGACTCCTCTGAGATTGATGCAGTTGACATACTTCATGAATCACATTGTGTCTTGAGTAAAGAAAACGTTACAACTTTGATGAATGCGGTTGATCAAAAGCTTCGTATCGTCGATTTCCTGGATATATCATTGGGGAAGGACGTTTTATG GGATATCTGCCAGTATGGCTTGGCCTGTGAAGTTTTGAATTTGAGGTCTCTCCATATCGAAAAACTCGACATGGTTGGAGTATTTATGCGGTTACACACCCTTAATCTGGATTTTTGTACTTCCCTCTCTGGTTTACAGAAGGACTGTTTTTCTTGCATGCCATATCTGATACGCCTCTCAATGTGTGAAACGAGAGTTGCTAATCTCTGGACAACTGCTGCTGCCCTGTCAAAACTTCGTTCTTTGGTGGAACTACGGTTTCAAAATTGTTTATGTTGCAAGGACACTGGACCATGTCCTGCATTGTCTGGTGATAAAGCTAGGATTCATATTCCTGAGAGAACTCCCTTGAATATGGGTCATTACAGTGAGGTACCGTCTACTGATACTGGAGATGCCGCATGTCATGTTTTATGCACAAAAGAAACAGGCAGAAACCTACTCTGTCTTGATGattcaaaaataaattgtgAGATCCAGAGCATGACTAATAATTTCTCAGAGAAAAGTGAAGTAAAACTTTCAAGTTACCTCAAAGAAATGTGTTTGTTAGAAGTATCTGCTACCCTTCCTGATTTGAATGGACAGGCCAAAGTGGAGAGTGAG ATTCAAGACAACGGTGAGTTTGCTAGGAGTTTTCAAAAGCAGCACCTGACAAATGGCACTATGACAACCACCTATGATTCTTATCATCCGTCACCCATATGCTTTGAGAAAAATTATAGAGACTACATCATTTCTTCATTGCCTCGTTTAGAAGTTTTAGATAATGTTCCTATCAGACAGGTGGACAGGGAATTGGCTAAGAGTGTCTCTTCAAAATACTATGAGCACTTACCTTATAGACGGCGACACAAGGAAAGTGTTGTTCATGTTTTGGGTAATCGTGAAATGAGAACGAGTGGCATTTACTTCCAAAAACCTTTCAAGCCAAAACTTCTATATCCTTACAGAAATGGTCAACATTTTTTCTTGAGGTCCCTTAGTGCTGCCAAACTTGGGTCTTCTGCTTGGCCGCTGTTACATTCAGTATCTAACTTTAGCCACATActtaaagaagaaagcaagaGGCTTCGTCCAAGGCAGTTTGAGTATAATCCATCCAACTCCAGTCTTATGGCTTTTGGAACTCTGGATGGTGAAGTGGTTGTTATCAACCATGAAAGTGGAAAACTTGTTAGTTATATCCCATCCACTGGAGCAATGAACAGCGTATTGGGGTTGTGTTGGCTCAAGAAGCATCCATCCAAG CTTGTTGCCGGTTCTGACAATGGTTCCTTGAGGTTGTTTGACATCAATCATATGCCACCAAAAGTTACGGATACCTGTTGCCGTTCTGCTAcagtaaattttgatgattttgagCAATTGACTTCCCTTCATGTCAACTCAACGGATGATCAGTTTCTTGCCAGCGGATACACAAAAAATGTTGCTCTTTATGACATCTGCAGTGGAAAACGTTTGCAATTGTTCACTGACATGCATCGAGAACCAATTAATGTGGCTAAGTTTGCACACCATTCCCCCTTTCTATTTGCTACTTCATCATTTGACCGTGATGTCAAGATGTGGGATTTGAGACAGAACCCAGTGCGGCCGTGCTATACAGCTTCAAGCTCTAGAGGAAATGTGATGCTTTGCTTTTCTCCTGATGACCTCTATTTGCTTGTTTCGGCTGTTGACAATGAG GTTAAACAAATTCTGGCAGCTGATGGGAGGCTATGCATAAATTTTGAGATTGCTTCAAGCGGAAGTGCTCATAATTATACTCGTTCCTATTACATAAATGGACGGGACTATGTTATCAGTGGGAGTTGTGATGAACATGTTGTCCGCATATGCTGTGCTCAAACTGGAAGACGACTCAGGGATGTCCATTTAGAG GATAACGACTCAGGAAAATCTATGTTTGTGCAGTCCTTGAGGGGCGATCCGTTTAGG GAATTTCACATGAGTGTCTTAGCAGCCTCTAGGCGAACAAGCTCAAAATGGGAGATCATAAAG gtcAACTTGCTTGCTTCCAGTCACTGTGCTGAAGAATCTTCTTCCAAACAACGTTGTGGTCCTTGCTACGGTTTTGGAGGATGA